AGTGCGGTTATTTCCCCGCGTGTTCCGGTTTGTGGCGGCTCATTTCCCATCGATCTCCCTCACCCTGATATTGCGGAAGCGGATCACGCCGCCGCCGTGGTGGTTCTGCAGGCCGAGATACCCTTGCGGCCAGTGGTCGACTATTTTCCCCGCCGGACGGGCCATCCAGTCCACCACGGTCTCGCCGTTGAGCACCACCAGGTAGTGTAATCCATCGCAGGTGATCTTGATTCTGTTCCACTTGCCCGGTCCCAGCGAGGCCAGCCTGGTTGCGGGAGCGGCGTCGTAGATTGCACCGGTGGCGTGCAGCAGGCCGCGGCGGGAGCGGTCCATGATCTGGATTTCAAAACTGTGGTGGATATAGTCGTAGCTCTCAGGCAGGGTGGGTACGCGCA
This region of Candidatus Glassbacteria bacterium genomic DNA includes:
- a CDS encoding DUF1080 domain-containing protein, translating into MPIFAPGRTTVSVRAFFFPGELIVKKILLISSLCLLAIHAQAAAGEWLELVEKNEYGSYTKFGWNHAGDGYFTIDRETGELTAHGGGGLLWYSKRMFADFELELEFNCDSVNTNSGIFLRVPTLPESYDYIHHSFEIQIMDRSRRGLLHATGAIYDAAPATRLASLGPGKWNRIKITCDGLHYLVVLNGETVVDWMARPAGKIVDHWPQGYLGLQNHHGGGVIRFRNIRVREIDGK